From Endozoicomonas sp. 8E, the proteins below share one genomic window:
- a CDS encoding cytochrome ubiquinol oxidase subunit I, producing the protein MITEEIIDLSRFQFAMTALYHFLFVPLTLGMTFILAIMESVYVMTGKQVYRDMTKFWGKLFGINFALGVATGLTMEFQFGTNWSYYSHYVGDIFGAPLAIEALMAFFLESTFVGMFFFGWDRLSKVQHLACTWLMAIGTNLSAMWILIANAWMQNPVGAEFNYETMRMEMTNFADLILNPVAQVKFIHTVSAGYTTGAIFVLSISAWYMLKGRDIGFARRSFAVAAGFGLASILSTLLLGDESGYELGDVQQVKLAAIEAEWDTEPAPAAFTVFGLPNQEEQRTDYAIKIPYVMGIIATRSTDTEVLGIKDLVDDKIQRINNGIKAYELLEKLKNGEDTPDNRREFDKVVDDLGYGLLLSRYTDDIPSATPQMVRQAAEEAIPTVWPLFFSFRIMVGLGVVMLLLLVTAFYKTARRTEYNSPKFLKLCFYALPLPFIASEMGWFVAEFGRQPWSISGILPTYLSASTRTEADLWLSIIGFTALYSICIIIEIYLIVKYARKGPSSLHTGRYHFERNHTDDMAQA; encoded by the coding sequence ATGATTACAGAAGAAATCATCGACCTATCGCGATTCCAGTTCGCGATGACAGCACTCTATCACTTCCTCTTTGTTCCGCTGACCCTGGGCATGACCTTTATTCTGGCGATCATGGAGTCGGTTTATGTTATGACCGGCAAACAGGTCTATCGGGATATGACCAAATTCTGGGGAAAATTGTTCGGTATTAACTTTGCACTCGGTGTTGCTACCGGTCTGACCATGGAATTTCAGTTCGGAACCAACTGGTCATACTACTCCCATTATGTCGGTGACATTTTTGGTGCTCCACTGGCCATTGAAGCCTTGATGGCCTTCTTCCTCGAGTCAACGTTTGTCGGCATGTTCTTCTTCGGCTGGGACCGACTCAGTAAGGTTCAGCATCTGGCTTGTACCTGGCTCATGGCTATAGGTACCAACCTTTCGGCCATGTGGATACTGATTGCCAACGCCTGGATGCAGAACCCGGTAGGTGCAGAGTTCAATTATGAAACCATGCGCATGGAAATGACCAATTTTGCTGACCTGATTCTGAACCCTGTAGCCCAGGTGAAATTTATTCATACGGTATCTGCCGGTTATACAACAGGTGCCATCTTTGTACTGTCTATCAGCGCGTGGTACATGCTTAAAGGCCGTGATATAGGTTTCGCTCGTCGTTCATTTGCGGTAGCCGCAGGCTTTGGTCTGGCATCCATCCTCTCTACGCTTCTGCTTGGCGATGAATCCGGTTATGAACTGGGTGACGTACAGCAAGTCAAGCTGGCAGCGATCGAGGCCGAGTGGGACACTGAACCTGCACCGGCCGCTTTTACTGTTTTTGGACTTCCCAACCAGGAAGAACAGAGAACAGATTATGCGATCAAAATCCCCTACGTCATGGGCATTATCGCGACCCGCTCAACAGACACAGAAGTGCTGGGTATCAAAGATCTGGTCGACGACAAGATTCAGAGAATCAACAATGGTATCAAAGCTTACGAATTGCTTGAAAAGCTGAAAAATGGTGAAGATACACCTGACAACCGTCGCGAGTTTGATAAAGTCGTGGATGACCTGGGCTATGGCTTGCTGCTCAGCCGCTATACCGACGACATTCCAAGCGCGACACCCCAAATGGTTCGGCAGGCTGCAGAAGAGGCTATTCCGACCGTGTGGCCACTGTTCTTCTCTTTCAGAATCATGGTGGGTCTCGGTGTTGTAATGCTTCTGCTGCTTGTGACCGCCTTCTATAAAACAGCCCGCAGAACTGAATACAATAGTCCAAAATTCCTCAAACTCTGTTTCTACGCGTTGCCACTGCCATTCATTGCCAGTGAAATGGGGTGGTTCGTTGCTGAGTTTGGTCGTCAGCCCTGGTCGATCTCAGGCATACTGCCCACTTACCTGTCTGCTTCTACCCGGACAGAAGCAGACCTCTGGCTCAGCATCATTGGTTTTACTGCGCTCTACAGTATCTGCATCATTATCGAAATTTACCTGATCGTTAAATATGCCCGCAAAGGTCCTAGCAGCCTGCACACTGGCCGCTACCACTTTGAACGCAATCATACCGACGATATGGCTCAGGCATAA
- the cydB gene encoding cytochrome d ubiquinol oxidase subunit II, producing the protein MDYEVLKFIWWVLIGVLFIGFAIMDGYDLGTANLLPFMSKTDEERRIMINAVAPHWDGNQVWLITSGGALFAAWPIVYATAFSGFYWAMLLVLFALIVRPLAFDYRSKVKPEQTKYCDWGLFISGIVPSLVFGVAFGNLFQGFGFNLDDTMRSSFTQGFFSLLNPFALLCGVVSVSMLTMQGSVWQSMRSGSPIKERATIVARMSALATIVTFALAGVWVANLPGFEVVSGLVMNGEANPLTKTVHIADAGIWLANYTKYPVMLIAPVMGFAGAIGVFLLANSRLHGLTFTCSSITQAGIIMTAGFSLFPFILPSSTHPNVSLTLWDATSSYLTLGIMTVVAMIFVPIILGYTTWCFYKLWGRMTAEHLNENTHSLY; encoded by the coding sequence ATGGACTACGAAGTTCTCAAATTCATCTGGTGGGTTCTGATCGGTGTTCTGTTCATTGGCTTTGCCATAATGGACGGGTACGATCTGGGGACAGCCAACCTGCTGCCTTTCATGAGCAAAACTGACGAAGAGCGTCGTATCATGATCAATGCCGTCGCCCCTCACTGGGACGGCAACCAGGTTTGGCTGATCACTTCAGGTGGCGCACTGTTTGCGGCTTGGCCTATCGTTTATGCCACAGCCTTCTCTGGTTTTTACTGGGCCATGTTGCTGGTTCTGTTCGCACTGATTGTCCGTCCGCTGGCCTTTGACTATCGCTCCAAGGTTAAACCCGAGCAGACGAAGTACTGTGACTGGGGTCTCTTTATCAGCGGCATAGTACCTTCTCTGGTATTCGGCGTAGCCTTTGGTAACCTTTTCCAGGGCTTTGGTTTTAATCTGGATGACACAATGCGTTCCAGTTTTACTCAGGGCTTCTTCTCATTGTTGAACCCCTTTGCCCTTCTTTGTGGAGTTGTCAGCGTCTCCATGCTGACCATGCAGGGATCTGTGTGGCAAAGCATGCGCTCTGGTAGCCCGATCAAAGAACGTGCGACCATTGTCGCACGCATGTCTGCCCTTGCGACCATCGTCACCTTTGCACTTGCGGGTGTCTGGGTAGCCAACCTGCCCGGCTTTGAAGTCGTTAGCGGTCTGGTTATGAATGGCGAAGCCAATCCTCTTACCAAAACAGTTCACATTGCAGACGCGGGCATCTGGCTGGCTAATTACACCAAGTACCCGGTTATGCTGATTGCACCGGTCATGGGTTTTGCAGGCGCCATTGGTGTCTTCCTGCTGGCCAACAGCCGTCTGCACGGCCTGACCTTTACCTGCAGTTCAATCACCCAGGCAGGCATTATTATGACAGCCGGGTTCTCACTGTTTCCATTCATCCTGCCGTCCAGCACCCACCCTAACGTCAGCCTGACACTGTGGGATGCAACATCCAGTTACCTGACGCTGGGAATTATGACAGTGGTTGCCATGATATTTGTTCCCATCATTCTGGGTTACACCACCTGGTGTTTCTACAAATTGTGGGGCCGTATGACAGCAGAACACCTTAACGAAAACACCCACTCACTTTACTAA
- the cydX gene encoding cytochrome bd-I oxidase subunit CydX: MWYFAWILGVLLACAFGIINVMWYEFHDMGFDNDIDDLEE, from the coding sequence ATGTGGTATTTTGCCTGGATTCTGGGCGTACTCCTTGCGTGTGCCTTTGGTATCATCAATGTCATGTGGTATGAATTTCATGATATGGGTTTTGATAATGATATCGATGATTTAGAAGAATAA